From a single Pseudalkalibacillus hwajinpoensis genomic region:
- a CDS encoding cysteine hydrolase family protein, with product MKPNKALVIVDVQEAFEDSKWGERNNIEAESNIRRILELWREKGYPVIYIQHQSDDQDSVFHPKHKGFKIKSIVKPNADEVIFTKKVNSAFIGTRLQEHLNESHINEVVITGLTTPHCVSTTTRMSGNLGFKTFLISDATAAYGLTDQNGIYHKPECIHDITLATLHEEFATIFSTEQLISDMELPKD from the coding sequence ATGAAGCCAAACAAAGCCTTAGTGATCGTCGATGTTCAGGAAGCTTTTGAAGACAGTAAATGGGGAGAGCGGAATAACATTGAAGCTGAAAGCAACATTAGAAGGATACTAGAATTATGGAGAGAGAAAGGGTACCCAGTCATTTATATACAACATCAGTCTGATGACCAAGACTCAGTTTTCCACCCTAAACATAAAGGATTTAAGATTAAAAGCATTGTGAAACCAAATGCTGATGAGGTTATTTTTACGAAGAAAGTGAATAGCGCTTTTATTGGTACCAGGTTACAAGAGCACTTAAACGAAAGTCATATAAATGAGGTCGTGATAACAGGTTTAACAACGCCTCATTGTGTTTCAACAACAACAAGGATGAGTGGTAATTTAGGTTTTAAAACGTTTCTAATCTCAGATGCAACGGCAGCTTACGGATTAACGGATCAAAATGGAATTTATCATAAGCCTGAGTGCATCCATGACATTACACTAGCTACGCTGCACGAGGAATTCGCTACGATTTTTTCAACTGAGCAGCTGATAAGTGATATGGAGCTTCCGAAAGATTAA
- a CDS encoding ATP-binding protein, producing the protein MKKQRNKSLLHQFTSWYVWQFVIALLIIGIIVLGAINFFLFERTQDELQAIEEKLVIVTGDDELQEALDEVLYPDHANYYVEISQNGDVLARSRGEDETLDKEDEVTLPWFDQFIWNSEEGLFYRSDVPFRANGVINIKVHLEEELEFLQLIFYILLITGILSIVLGSFLIYHLTKKSLHPLLLITDEVGMMRGSADLQKRIPEPESPKELKELAGTFNQLLQQLEEQFEREKSFVSNASHELRTPLTAFRGHLNLIKRWGKDDPNVLEQSIQALDDESARMKRILEQMLTIARNEHQDSKQEKVNVTAVVDEVISQFEGNHQVPISGILKQDVTLSGDEEQLRQIAVILIENSLRYTSEGRVTVELTQKDNVVSLNVSDTGIGIPHNEQSKIFSRFYRVDQNRSRETGGTGLGLSIAKELVENHNGTIKVVSEEGAGSTFTVRLPVR; encoded by the coding sequence TTGAAGAAACAACGGAATAAATCACTGCTTCATCAATTTACTTCATGGTATGTGTGGCAGTTTGTGATCGCCCTTCTCATCATTGGGATCATTGTACTCGGTGCAATTAATTTTTTCCTGTTTGAACGAACACAGGACGAGCTGCAGGCAATCGAAGAGAAACTTGTCATCGTTACGGGTGATGATGAATTACAGGAAGCGCTTGATGAAGTACTATATCCAGATCATGCAAATTACTATGTAGAAATTAGCCAGAACGGTGACGTGCTCGCTCGTTCACGAGGTGAAGATGAAACCCTTGATAAAGAAGATGAAGTGACCCTGCCGTGGTTTGACCAGTTTATATGGAACAGCGAGGAAGGGTTATTTTATAGAAGTGACGTACCGTTTCGAGCAAATGGCGTGATAAACATTAAAGTTCATCTGGAAGAAGAGCTCGAGTTTCTTCAACTGATTTTCTACATCCTCCTTATTACAGGAATTTTGAGCATCGTTCTGGGGTCATTTCTGATTTACCATCTAACGAAAAAGAGTCTGCACCCTCTTTTACTCATTACAGATGAAGTTGGTATGATGAGAGGGTCCGCAGATTTGCAGAAGCGGATACCTGAACCGGAAAGTCCAAAAGAATTGAAGGAGCTTGCAGGTACTTTCAATCAGCTTCTGCAACAACTAGAGGAACAATTTGAGCGGGAGAAGAGCTTCGTCTCGAACGCCTCTCACGAACTTAGAACCCCTTTAACCGCCTTTCGCGGCCATCTTAACTTGATTAAACGATGGGGGAAGGATGATCCAAATGTATTAGAGCAATCCATCCAGGCCCTAGATGATGAGAGCGCCCGCATGAAGCGGATTCTTGAGCAAATGCTCACCATCGCCAGAAATGAACACCAGGATAGTAAACAGGAAAAGGTTAATGTTACAGCAGTTGTTGATGAAGTCATCAGCCAGTTTGAAGGAAATCATCAGGTGCCCATTTCAGGAATTCTTAAGCAAGATGTCACCCTTTCAGGAGATGAAGAGCAGCTCAGGCAAATTGCAGTTATTTTAATCGAGAACTCCCTTCGCTACACATCGGAAGGACGAGTAACTGTTGAATTAACGCAAAAGGATAATGTTGTTTCGCTAAACGTTTCTGATACTGGAATCGGTATTCCACATAATGAGCAGAGTAAAATCTTTTCACGCTTTTATCGTGTTGATCAAAACCGCTCGAGAGAAACGGGTGGGACCGGACTTGGATTATCGATTGCGAAAGAACTAGTTGAGAATCATAATGGGACAATCAAAGTAGTAAGTGAAGAAGGCGCAGGGAGCACATTTACTGTCCGATTGCCTGTGAGATGA
- a CDS encoding response regulator transcription factor, with protein sequence MEKESILLVEDEINVIRFIQLELEHEGYDVITAKDGEEAMNRFREQEYSVVLLDWMLPKLDGLEVCRRIRKASDVPIIILTARDYVGDKIIGLDRGADDYITKPFEIEELLARIRAVMRRSKSRDRPNEDILKIENLEVDLKSRRVRRENDEIDLTQREFDLLVFLLKHEGEALSREWLLSAVWGYDFAGETNVVDVYIRYLRNKLDRHYEPTLIHTVRGIGYILRSS encoded by the coding sequence ATGGAAAAAGAATCGATCTTGCTTGTAGAAGATGAAATAAATGTCATTCGCTTTATTCAGTTAGAGCTTGAACATGAAGGGTACGACGTAATCACAGCGAAAGATGGCGAAGAAGCGATGAATCGCTTTCGTGAACAAGAATATAGCGTTGTTCTATTGGATTGGATGCTACCAAAGCTTGATGGGCTTGAAGTCTGCAGGCGGATCAGGAAAGCAAGTGATGTTCCAATCATTATTCTAACAGCGCGTGATTATGTCGGAGATAAAATAATCGGACTTGATCGCGGTGCGGATGATTACATTACGAAACCATTTGAAATTGAAGAATTACTCGCAAGAATCCGAGCAGTGATGAGAAGGTCCAAATCAAGGGATAGACCAAATGAGGATATATTGAAAATCGAAAATCTTGAGGTTGATTTGAAAAGTCGACGCGTGAGGCGTGAAAATGATGAGATTGATCTGACGCAAAGGGAATTCGATTTATTAGTGTTTCTACTAAAACATGAGGGAGAAGCACTAAGCCGTGAATGGCTTCTCTCCGCTGTTTGGGGTTATGATTTCGCAGGAGAGACGAATGTAGTCGACGTCTACATACGCTACCTTCGAAACAAGCTTGATCGTCATTATGAGCCAACATTAATTCATACAGTTAGAGGAATTGGTTATATCCTCCGTTCCTCATAA
- a CDS encoding PepSY domain-containing protein produces the protein MNIKKSLIIGGVTLGLVGGGFLYQGTDGMENVLANENESKLAEEAKITQAEAEKIATKEVSGEVVDKEVEKEKNTIVYEFEIKTESGEEEVEVDGMNGKVLNVEVDVEYDDKEDDDDQDENEESAQ, from the coding sequence ATGAATATAAAAAAATCATTAATCATCGGAGGAGTAACACTTGGACTTGTAGGGGGAGGCTTCCTTTATCAAGGAACGGACGGAATGGAAAATGTCCTTGCTAATGAGAACGAAAGCAAGCTAGCAGAAGAAGCGAAAATAACACAGGCAGAAGCTGAGAAAATTGCAACAAAAGAAGTTTCTGGTGAAGTAGTTGATAAAGAAGTAGAGAAAGAAAAGAACACAATTGTTTACGAATTTGAGATAAAAACCGAGTCAGGTGAAGAGGAAGTAGAAGTAGACGGTATGAATGGAAAAGTACTCAACGTTGAAGTAGACGTTGAGTATGATGACAAAGAAGACGACGATGATCAGGATGAGAATGAAGAGTCAGCTCAGTAA